In Mercenaria mercenaria strain notata chromosome 13, MADL_Memer_1, whole genome shotgun sequence, the DNA window aagcttttatttgctatatgatcattaGCAAAACCATAGAcagatatggattttggaatgacatcaaaaagagttccagcataggtgagatacagtcACGGACCAAGGCAGCTGCCCTGGgacacactgcattcaagatggcggtctgatgaatatacattgttgatattaatcttacaagtaggagtttacccattgaagagctgtatcacagacgccatattTGCAAACTGTATAACCCATACCTTTTCTTGGAAATTCTCTCTCTGGCGCAGAACAAAACCCCCAAGTTCTGTTAAAATGTTCGCTGTTGTTTCACTCAGGTGTATTTTACAAGCTGTAATTGGTGAAGTCAGTAAAATATTCgcataataatgtaaacaagcaCAAAAATAAAGTTAGTACATGGACTAATTGAAAAATTCGTTGAATGTATGTTTTCTGCCAATACAACTTTCATCATTGTGAATCCTACAAATTTAAAGCGTATTCAACTAAAATGTCAAACTGCAAGACCTGACTGGACAAAAAGCATATTCGTCAACAATAGTTGTATACAAATTAAACTTTCAACCAAAGCAAATTTAATTAAAGACGGCAAATCATCTGAATTTTTTGAAAAGTTGCTAATTAGACCTGCGTCAGACATTTGACAAGATGAGTGAACTTGACGacataataaatacaataatttgGACATACGTTTTCCTAGTGCTTCCATTTTAGATGCCACATTGACGGCTTCTCCGAACACACAGTAGTGTGGCATCTTTGTTCCCACCACACCCGCTACCACGGAACCTTAAGACATTAAgaactgattttgaaaaaaaaaatagtgcgtttgcgaccagcatggatcaagaccagatccatgctgttcgctaacggtttctctaattgcaagatgctttgaaagcgaacagcatggatcctgaccggtaAGTGATTCATTTTCAAAGCTGAACATTTTTATTGTGTCtacagtattttgaaaaaaaaattgtatgttttgtgtattgaaaaaaaaagtttcatgaaaaggGTTTTCCGCCATGCAACGATGTAAACAAGGGGTTAAATTCTCCGCAAGAAAAATACGTTTTTCGTTACTTTGGTGGAACTAGGATAAATCTTGAATAACAGATGTGATTATATATGCGTGtatcgatttatggaaggccgtgcATGCTATAATGTAACAATTGAAGTCTACGTGAAGACAACTAGTGGTCTGTAACCAAAGTAAGTagcaaaatttaacttttttaaaatacgGAAATGAATTAGTTGAAAGACCAGCCTCAGTCACCATAGTCTTGAATAATATTTGTGTACTCCACTTACCACTATGACAACCAATACGAAGTCTGACGTAAGTTCCGGGAATATGCGGAATCTCCATCCGGTTCACGTGTTCCAGAATATCCAATGAAAGTGACGCAATCTCAGAAGCATGAAGCTTTCCGTTAGGATTTGGCACACCTGAATAAATAATTCATTAAGTGattaaaggaaaataattttccATTCATCTGTAAAGGTAATTAAGAATACTTTGAGAAATTACTCAAGGCTTTGTAAAGCAAACTTACCAGAAACAACAAGGTAAGCGTCTCCAATTGTTTCAACTTTATAAACATCATAGAGCTCTATCCGGTCATCAAGGCAAGAGTAAATGGTGTTCAGCATCTCAactatctaaaataaaaataatcacatTAGACATTAATCCTACCAGGTCTCTGCGGACTCCGATACATTGTTCATATGTACATCCATCGCAATTTATATAAATCTAGCGAtgtaaaaacatacatatttctCTGCAAAAGAAGAGATGTTATACGATCTTAAAATGAACTGAAAGCAAGCCGCAAAAATTAATCAAACATGTAGAGTAGATAAGCAAAAGGATGGGCTCTTGTAGAACTTCTAAGTCATTAAAAGAAGttataattatatgaataattatatatctttttgataattttatcatgttgttCTCTTGTAGTAAATACTTTTTAGTGTTGATATTCATTTTGTAACTGTTTATACTATATGCAACATTCAGAATTATATAGATATAGAACtgaaatgtagttttaaaagCAGATAGATTACTGACAGAATATACAtgaaaaattggccagaatagcATCATTTTATAATCAGTAATGTAGAATCGATTAGTACGAATAGATATGTGTGACTCCGATATAGGATGCAAAGCTATTTCCAGGACGTGAATGCGTTTGGACACAACGGACGGACGGGCTGACAGCGCACAGTGCAAATACTGTGAAACATCCGTCAAATGGCGGAGTAATAACAAGTAGACAGAATTTCAAAGCTCAGTTTTCCTATAGAATGTAAAGTTACTGATATATACCAGTAGAAAGAATAGAGATTCGTATATACAGAAAAGCGTTGTTACCTGAAGCGGTGAACTCCTGGAAGAGATTTGTGTGAAGCCAACGATGTCACTGAACATGATGGTCGCTTGCACAAACTCTTCTGTAGTCACTTCCTGGTTCTGCTTTAGTTGTTCAGCAACCTGACGCGGCAACATCTGATACAGCAGTGTATCTGTACGTTTCTTCTCCTTACTCAAGGCTTTTGTTCTAAATTAGAGATATTGTCTTCATGTTAATACTTACATGTACGTACCTGTTTGTGCTATCTCTTGTTTGTGCTGTATATACAATAGCGTAACCCGTAATTAAAAGTTTTTCAGTGAACACCGGTCTTGGATTTATTTCAAGAActattttttgtgtgtattttcatCATTGCAAATGGAATTGATGAGAAGTGATTCGACCAAAAATTAAATGAAAGCGTTTGCTCGACAGTGTTATAGTACTTGGGGGAGGATGGTCCAGTAAATTCTGCACACTGACTGTCATAGGATATGACAAACTATATTAAgtagtattttaaatatttgcatggTTTCTGGCCTCGCATACTAACCGTTATATTGTCAACACACGGCCACACGTTAACAGCTCGTTCTTGCTGTCTAAAGTGTTCCATATTGTTGCAGTGGCACAATATGGAACGTCCACGAAAGTACACGGGCGGTACTACTAGTATCCATATTGATTtggctcaaaattatttgtacgTAACATGTTCAATCCACCAGATCTGTAATAGTGGGTGTCATTGGGCGCTTTGTTCTTCTTGTTCTTTTGTGTTCGACCCGAGATAGAAAGCCCTAATGACACGAACAAGGTCTAAGAACATTGTTctcgggtcaaaattgacaccacCTCCTAATCGGGAGGACCGTAAACTAGGCGAGACAATATGGCGAAATGAGAAGGTGAGGACGATGCGTGCTGATTTGCAGGGGAAATAAACATATGGTAAATTTATCgccaaataaaatattatttgaatgatAGATAACACTGCTTTTGTAGAAATCTTGTTTTACCCCCGTCGATAATGTAAACAAGCACCGTATACTCCCGGTGTTAGACCGTTTTACTCGAGCTATGTGATCAGACTCCACTCAATTCCATCCGGGGAATAAACGCTCTAGGACACCCAGTGTGGTTCGTGAACATAAAAGTGATACTTCTGGGATTTGTAGGAGgaactttttaaatttagaatGCCGATATTACGACAAAAATGTATCCCTTCACTCACTTGGGAAATTCCGGCAAAGGAAAAATTCGAGATTTTTCTTTGCGACATTTTTCTAAACCTTTACAGCAAATGTTGATGTTATGCTAGCTTAGACATCgagaaagattttgaaaaatctaCCAACAAATTAATTGGAACTTTGGGGTTCAGAATGGCTGAAAttccaaattataaaaaaatcctttcagaattaaagttaaatcaaaattaGTTTATAACGGTTACGAAgaagttaaataaaatattaaagtcATAAGAATAGACGTTTAGATGTTCAGCATAAATAAGGAAAGATAGAATCAGTGACAGCAAATAGACATATTTGTTTCTCAACAGTGATACTTTAAGACAAGGCAATGCAATTGACACAAGGGACTGAATACCTGTCGGCGATGTGAATAGAACATCTTTGGATTTCGACTGTAAGACTGTATACGGCGTAGATAATGATTGGACAAAGGATAAGAACAGCGCTGAAGATGATGCAGATGATGACGATATTTGTCAGATCCGTTTTCTGTCGGGCCTCTAATAAACCGTCAATAGTCAGAGCTAACGTTACTTGGGCCTCCTTGATTATATCCTGGAAACGTAAAGGTGCAGATCAATGTACGTGTGTTCCTTTAAAGTTTAACAaggacaaaaatagaaaatttcggAACTTGTTAGATATACAGTAACCATCTATAAAAACAAACTAAAGAACTTGACTTTGTTTGGTATGTATACGTTTTGCGTTCTCTTCTCTATATAGagtatatcaaatacttttgtttGCTATTAAGTAAGAAGATAATTTAAAGTGGAACTTTGagcatttttaaagtaaaaatcaaGCTGAAATGGTTGTGTATGTAAAAAGGGTGgaagaaattatagcttttaacacAGTTTACCAAACTCTTCCCGTTACCAGTACGAAAtgataactttccaaatatgacttttcttattttgactggggcagtctttttaagaaaagtcaaactgtaCGCAGgagttgtttttcattttattagttCGATTTCTTTATTTGCGAGGCATCAACAtcacttatgcggcattatcgttaatttggcacatttaaatgcacagcaagaGAAAATTGCTCATCAAAACCACACTATGTgtagtaagatgcgcataatgccactttaaaacaCAGGAAAATTAAAAGATACAAAAAGAACATCTAAGATACTTTATCACAAAATAAGCATAAGTACCTGGAAGTATGTCATATTTTCAAACCAATATTTAGCCTCATCTAGGGACCCTACTGTATTGTCGTCTGCTCCAGTGTTTCGGGATCTGATTTCGGCGCgcttattttttattgttttcataatttcaggattttctttaattttagcaTCATATATCTCCTTTGCGATCTGAGAATACTGCCGCGCTGCGGCGAACGAGGCGTTTGATGTGTCTTGACTCTCGACAAAGTATAAATACTCCTCTCTGGTCGGGAATTCCCCCAGGGTGTAGAAGATAACGCCCATAGCTCGCTCTCTGCCGAGGTATTCGGAGGCTACAAGTAACTCTTGGTAAGCTACGAAAGCCTTCCATACCTGTACAAAATACATGCTGTCTTTACTCAGCAGGAGTTACATTTGTACAAATTACAAACGTCACATATTTATTTATTGCAAATATCAAGATATTATTGCACACTATAGTAAAATCGcaaatgaaattgcaaaacacTAGGTAATATAAGTCGAAATTATTAACCGTTTATTATGTGATTACTGTAAAGTTTCGATTAGTTCTGGCTCCATCAGCAAACATTTCACGAAGACTTATTTAATTTAATCATGTATCGAATACAACGGTATAGATTTTATGTAAGTGCATTTTAGTCTGTTCATACCCCTATGTTTGGGGTAATAGATAGGATATATCTTTATTTGAGCGGCGCCAtcagaaaaccagcatagtgcgtttgcgaccagcatggatccagaccagcctgcacatccacgcagtctggtcaggatccatgctgtttctccaattgcaataggctttgaaagcgaacagtatggatcctgacctgaccagaccatgctggtcgcaaacgcactttgttggttttctcatgctgcggCTCATTTGTATGTTTACCTTTTCTGCCCTTGCTTCTGTTATAGATTTGTAAAACCATTTAATAAATACTTCTATCCAGTCGGAATATGTGATCAATTCATCGTGGAATGTCACTTGTAGTGTGTCCAGCTCATATCTGTGCAAAAATCCAACATTTctaaatgtacatttatatgcTTAGTCAAAGTTTAAGCATTTTCATTTGAGAGAAACTTCGTACCGCTTATATGGCTGTGTTCTTGGCCATGCAGTAGTAAAGGATTGTAAGACAGCTAACATTTATCGCTGGCAACATTATTtgaatgtgtgtgtttgtgtgtgcatgCTGAactgtgtgtttgtgtgtgcatgCTTAACTAGTGCACCACTTCGATGTTACTGATAAAATTTAGCTAATACCAGGAAACCCTGAACTAAATTTGTCACGGAACACTGATGTTTGTGCACGTACATAGGCGACTCTTTCAGAAGACTGTTAAATGGGAGAATACAGAAGACATTCCAATTCAAGAAGCCGCCATGGTTCTtaagcgtgccaggtgtaaagcacccatgtACGGGACTCTCCCAATGCTGGTTATATTTAGTTGGAGGAACGGGGGCTCGAACTTACGATCCTTTGTTTCGTAATCATACAGCGTTACCACTCGACTACTGCGTCTGCTCTAACAAACAATACAGAaccaacaagaaatatctttaaaaatgatggtcggcgaattgtaataaggaaataagtttatgaatttttcatctaacattcatctttcatctaacatttttcaaattacaaaactaaacaccgcactttaacaatttaaatggttctcttttattttttcgcaAAGATTTCGTagagttgcaattttgtttcgtttatccttagacgaataattacagcagtagtttgatgaagattcatgaagcggttaatgagaagaggtcattaaacgtgtttatattttaagttaaattggtccctatccccatttgtaacaaaatagcaggagaccttacgatattgttacacatcgagtttgataaaaatccattacattttagtggttaatgcgaagaaaggcatatctacttttagctatagtggttcctaatagggcccaagttcctatataaataaatttggaagaggaccttataatgatgctccagaccaagtatgacaaagatccaccaagctgttcatgagaccctgtataaaggcatttctagttttagctccagcagcccttaaaaggggtcaaatgtcccagctgaacaaagttggctgcgggcctaataaagatgctacaaatcaagtttgattagaatacatgaaaaaaaaatcaataaaaggatttttttatttattatttttatttatttctaaaataggccaactgatccagcttcaacaaatgcatattcgctattcatgaatctttggacaatgacgtcacacatataaaaaagtgaaggccaagcaaaacatacaattgtaattatttcaatatttctgtttcataagcaaaatttgaccgtagtcatatcacatagataaactgtatgcagcgtaccttcatttcagtgtaatgagattcagtcattatatagcatatatataatgaaacagatttcaactgagttcaatatttgcataccatactaaagaaaaatattcataataaatcagtcaaataatttataacaaatatatcaaagcaaacaagtactcattttaatatgcaatctgaataagtcacaaaagcaagaaatcttttcatatacagacaattgtaacaaggaaaatcttttaaaaagcacttctctacataaaagactcttatcacaccctattcatgtgatacgcagaccgtattcagctctttcttcaatttgatatatgttggtatttgaacaggtttttatcatatttattaaacttacttatcattttgagatatatcaatattcttgctaatatactgagccaaagttagctttaaaactgtgaacagcgtcgcttaggataaacgctttgtctacatttcactcagcgtagcacaacagagtgaaagaaattgacactctcgtccaatcaggcagagtgttgcataaatcttccattttgataaattatctataaagcgttatcaagtagtttgatttgcaaactgaagtcacgtggcatagataacgaaaacgaatttagacggcgtcgccgaaaaacataACGTATATAAGCTAATAAATGTAACAAAGCACACGCTTGGTCCAATGCTACGCATGTGTGACAGTTGCTTACCTATGTCTATTTAGCGTTTTCAGAAAGGTTTCACTGGATTCGAACTCGGGTCTGGTACTGCTAAGCGATGTTGGCCAATAGGGTAAAGTCTGAACAGCCTCGTCAGTATCCTGGTAACGCTCTAACAGAAATCCTTTCGTTTCCGGTCTGATGGAACTCAAGTAGAGGGCACTGCCATCACGCTCGCGCTGCAGAGCACGTATCATGTAAGCCATGTCTAAACTGTAAAGTGTTATATTTTCgttatattttctttcttctcTGTCAATTATTGTTTACGTCAACAGGGTTTAGGGcgataaaaaatgaaagaaatcttAAGTAGGTAAATACCACTTCCCTATCAAATGTTTTACAAGTATTTTTAACTCAAGTCCAACATATAATTTTTTGACAGGCCAACTGTTGTGTGCTGTAATCAATGTGCTgtttgtgcgtgcgtatgtgcgtgtgtgtatgtgtgttgcATACTCGTCGGAATGAGTTGTTACTAATTATTTAAATACTTCCTTGAACAACAAGCATTTGTAAATACTTCTAGCAAAGGcattttatgcataaaaacttTCCAGTCACTATCCGAAATCACGTCTGTTATATCCTTTCTAAActtaatttgagccgcgccatgagaaaaccaacatagtgcgtttgcggccagcatggatccagaccagcctgcgcggatccatgctgttcgctttcaaagcctattgcaattagagaaactgttagcgaacagtattgatcctgaccagactgcgcggatgcgcaggctggtctggatcaatgctggtcggaaacgcactatgttggttttctcatggtgcggctcatttacgTGTGTTTGCCAAACTTTTGTCTGGTATACCATATTGCCAACTTTTTTCAGCAAAAGCAATTGagaatgaaaatcaaactggcATCTTAACAGTTTTATAACCTCAGACCCTTGTTATTAAGACACAGTTTAGAAACCCCCTACAACAGACTGGATATAATTTAACACAGTGCAAAACGAACCCATTGCAAGGTTGTAGTTGTTAGAATAATTTGTCCTTAATCATTCTCTACATCCTTTTTTTCTATGATACAAACCTGAACAAGAGTGTTGATCGTATTGTGTTAGAGTAGAGGTAATTGTTGAGCGTGGTACCAAACGAATTGCCTGTCAGCCCTACCAAGATGAGCACAGGAATCAGAATAATGGCCAACATTTTAATCATCTGATTACGCTGTCCAGCCGTAGTAATAGGATCTCCTGTAAACACATACATTCAATGATGAAGTAACTTACTtgtaagtattttatttatttttctatcgTTTTAGCTACAAACTACCGTCATGTAAGGAGTGAGTGATAACATTTAGGTattcaaaagaaattaaaaatgaggATGGACTCCCTGGAGCAAGTTAATTCAGATTAATCTCGTGGGAAGAGAAGACATAAATATGGCATATACAAGTAGAAGGAAAAGTGGTGCATTTGTAGGCTACTATCCCACTTTGAGTTAAAAAAGTGCTCGGGTCATTTATGCTCAACGTGCACCGTTATGTTCATAGGATACATCGTGACCGTATCCACAGAACACATTTAAATATCTGACCTACCAGGGAGGAAAGACAAGGTTATCTTGATAGTTGTTAGCGCCCAGTTTATAGCTCAACGCACTCGGGTTTGggaaaccctgtcttacacactGGCAGGCATGTAAAACCCGTATCATCTATAATGCATTCAACGTTTTCTTGTGTTTTTCAAGTGTCTTTCTTCACAAAGATACGTTACACCAATTATTTTCTGACAGGAAAATAAATCAATACCTCTACACGCATTTTGACATCTGTTTCCTGTATTGTTTACGTTGAGCATGTCCATAATGGCAGCATTGAGCTGAGAGGGTGAGAGAGACGCCATGGAACTCGACATTGACGTCTGCATCTTGCTGGGGTGGATTGTCCCCTTGCTCTTCAGCCACCAAGGCATTCTGATTTTGTCTGAATCATTTAATCAAACATTACGGTCTGTAGCTATCAAATATTGCGTCATTTAgcttaaaattcataaaaaatgtttacatatttcAGCAACTAAGGGATTCTGTTATGACTGAAACACATTCCCCAACAGTaaactgtaaagacatttttttcgCTGTCAAGGCATATTCGGTCTTGTAACTGAACCACATTCGTTAACACTTTACATTTTTCAGCGACCAAGACATTCCGTCATATAGCTGAATATTCATCATcagtgagccgcgccatgggaaaaccaacatagtgcatttgcgactatgTTCGCTTTCacagcctattgcaattacagaaaccgttagcgaacagcatggatcctgaccggactgcgcggatgcgcaggcgggtctagatccatgctggttgcaaacgcactatattggttttctcatggtgcggctcaattctgtttttatttttgagaGATCACGGCATTCTTTCATAAAGCTGAAACATGCTGGCGTTGTAAATTCGGTTCACAGGACGAAAGGTTTGTTTTTGCGAGAGACGCAAATTTTGCACCCGTGTTCAAATCTTTCGCATATGAAGGGTTTACGTATTAACCTTAAGACTTCCGAAATCCCGATTTGGTGTATTTTCCTACCATTTCACGTTGCAACAATTCCAACTGAACACGAGCAAATTTATTTGGAGCTGAGTATTGTTTTCCTGACTCAAAACTTACGTTGAGTATAGCATAGACTTTTTACCGAAATACTAATAAAGCTTAGTTCTAAATGTGTTCTTTTCCCACTTTGTCCTCCTTTGTAAGCTTACAtaacattataaataaaaaatataacatcaaaatataaaattttgtagttttttatGCACTTCATATTTGAACAATGAACTATAAATGCGGACTATCTGTGTAAAGTAGAAAATAAATACGATCAGTATACTGCGCTAGGATAAAATAGCACCgactgaataaataaataatatctaAACATAAAACAGCTTAGTGAAAGATTAATATAGTATACcaaatgaaaaattatatatggaagtttctgtaaagaaaattcaataagacgcaatataatattttaaacaagtaaataaaaatataatactaaCATATAAATCTAAAAAGTCATACTCACTCGTGTTTGATAATTAATTTCAGTCAAGGTTTTAAATCCTTAAAGTTTCTTGTTTGTATAGGCTCTGTTTGATTCTAGAAGTTTTGCGTTTGTTCCGTTGCTAAGGTAACCAAAAATTAGCAAGATCTAAGTTAGACTGTTAATAGACCGCTAAGTCTGAGAATCAATAACGTGTGACTTTTAGAATTTTTGTTACTGtgcacgaaaaaaaaagtttttacccAGAGAtgttgtttttaaacaataaatgttaAAGAATGAAAGTTTATATGTTAACCATATGTAAGAAAATGCTTGTAAcgttgaaaaatgttgaaaatggccaTTTGAAAGATAAGTACATGTTCGTTAATTTAGAACATTAGCACGTAATCTACGTCACAGAAAACTTCGATAATTGCTATTACTACTGAAGAGCAAAACAATCTCTATCTTAGGTAAAGAGGaaaatgtttttcagaaaaaaatacaactatttaaataatttatttactaaaacatatcgttttaatttcatttttactttaaacCATTTCAGCTTTgcttttatataatacaaaacaagCATACATTGTCTTATTTTATACAAGAAATCACTTCGTTGCTGTTAAAAATGTGATGCATGTATTTAGCAGAACAAGAAATCGGAGCATTGtagccaatatattttaataatctaGTCATCTTCTTTTGACTCCCGACTACACGGAACACTGCACTTGCTCGAAGTCTGACAACGGAGTGAAAAGGAGTATTTCGAACATGTGCGCACTGTTCTAAATAAAACCTGGTGCAGACAGAACAGACAAGGTATAAATATTTACGACAATGGAAAACAGGTCTTGGTACCTTCATACTACAGATAATCTCAGTGCTGAGTACAAGAGCTGAAAAGTCCGCTATTGTACTCGAATACTTGATCTATtctgaataaaatatacataactctgcattaaagaaaataaatagacaGATATTACAAATTACGAATCACAGAATACTTTCACAGAAATAAAACTCTATCACTTATCTTTGCTTAAATTAAAAGCAACCAACAATGAAAATCAAATGTGCTCTTAAGTCTTACTACAAAGTCTGATtggatcaagtaatctgtaataatgtttatttctttcttcataatgactTGGATATTTTCTCAGGAAGACTTTTCTCTCAAGGCTCATATCGTTAGAGTCAGTGGCAATTTATAACAGCCCAAGATTATGAAAGTCTGCACAAGTTAAAGATGATCGAGCTGGTACATTCAGTATGAATCCGACTACTTTGTTCCGAGTAACCTAGAGCTTAGAGATACCCGGTTCGAGGGTAATTGTTTTTATAATCTGTCCGCCATTAATTGCTTTAGTTCTCTAAGAACTCAGCTGCCTTGAGCTCCGAAAAGATTCAACGGCGATTTGGAATAAGGTTTAACctttatatttaaacatgttgTTTTCGTTACACTTACTCGTTTCGGTGAGAGGGTGACAAAAAGCTCCAATGttaatagtcaagctaaaaatataataacCCAAAGAATTGGTATTGATTAACCTTGTCTCGAAATAAAATTCGATGATTTGCCTACGTCCCCCACCCCGCTAAATAATTCGTGAAATTTGTCTATAAAGCCGTTGCCCAGATAAAGCCTGTTATTTATTGATTGATACCTTAGTTTATTAATACGGTGGACCAGGGAATATTGTCAGGCAAACTGCTAACACTGCACGACAGACATTTAACTCCTgacatataaaactataaaaacgTTGTACTTAAGGTAAGTTAGTAAAAACACACATAAAGGAATTCATAGTCAAAATGTAACTTAAAGAATGTGTCATACGTATGTACAACTATCATGTGCTTATATTGACAGATGATGATACATGGTGGGGGGACAGGTCTCTAATTGTTCAATTATATGACATCAATACATCACTTATCTATAGCGTA includes these proteins:
- the LOC123530432 gene encoding uncharacterized protein LOC123530432, which translates into the protein MPWWLKSKGTIHPSKMQTSMSSSMASLSPSQLNAAIMDMLNVNNTGNRCQNACRGDPITTAGQRNQMIKMLAIILIPVLILVGLTGNSFGTTLNNYLYSNTIRSTLLFSLDMAYMIRALQRERDGSALYLSSIRPETKGFLLERYQDTDEAVQTLPYWPTSLSSTRPEFESSETFLKTLNRHRYELDTLQVTFHDELITYSDWIEVFIKWFYKSITEARAEKVWKAFVAYQELLVASEYLGRERAMGVIFYTLGEFPTREEYLYFVESQDTSNASFAAARQYSQIAKEIYDAKIKENPEIMKTIKNKRAEIRSRNTGADDNTVGSLDEAKYWFENMTYFQDIIKEAQVTLALTIDGLLEARQKTDLTNIVIICIIFSAVLILCPIIIYAVYSLTVEIQRCSIHIADRTKALSKEKKRTDTLLYQMLPRQVAEQLKQNQEVTTEEFVQATIMFSDIVGFTQISSRSSPLQIVEMLNTIYSCLDDRIELYDVYKVETIGDAYLVVSGVPNPNGKLHASEIASLSLDILEHVNRMEIPHIPGTYVRLRIGCHSGSVVAGVVGTKMPHYCVFGEAVNVASKMEALGKPCKIHLSETTANILTELGGFVLRQRENFQEKNDHDLMMAFKGNVRTYWLISKEGFAPLDSDHSVQDIAELDKVLEDGAGGPVTPGSASMT